A section of the Anabaena cylindrica PCC 7122 genome encodes:
- a CDS encoding saccharopine dehydrogenase family protein, which produces MIDRVLILGGRGRIGSAVANDILSHTQANITITGRSPETGKAVSLSSGGREQFLVLDLTEVEKLRDAIAQSNLVIHCAGPFHYRDTQVLEICIEQGVNYLDVSDHRSYTQKALNLHDKAATAGVTAIINTGIFPGISNSLVRQGIEQFDVAEKIHLSYLVSGSGGAGVTVMRTTFLGLQHPFPAWINREWRLVAPYSDQENINFPSPYGVSGVYWFDMPETITLPHSFTTVKTVITKFGSIPNFYNHLTWIAAHIFPKWLMQRRYMIEFLSHVSHSMTDFTNIFTGIGVVVRAEVTGEKDGKTVVYASTLMHENTAVASGVGTGSIAKLLLEGKLKHPGVSPVEAALPTNLFTEIMQEREIQINSHWVTI; this is translated from the coding sequence ATGATAGATCGTGTGTTGATTCTAGGTGGAAGGGGACGCATTGGTAGCGCTGTTGCTAATGATATTCTCAGCCACACACAGGCAAATATTACCATCACTGGACGGTCTCCAGAGACGGGAAAGGCTGTCAGCTTGTCTTCAGGAGGACGAGAACAGTTTTTAGTTTTGGATTTGACTGAAGTTGAAAAATTGCGGGATGCGATCGCACAATCAAATCTTGTCATCCACTGCGCCGGGCCATTTCACTATCGAGATACTCAAGTTCTCGAAATTTGCATTGAGCAAGGTGTTAACTACTTAGATGTCAGTGATCATCGTTCCTATACTCAAAAGGCGTTAAATTTACACGATAAAGCTGCTACTGCTGGAGTAACGGCAATTATTAACACAGGTATTTTCCCTGGTATTTCTAATAGCTTAGTCCGCCAGGGAATCGAGCAATTTGATGTAGCTGAAAAAATTCATTTAAGTTATTTAGTATCTGGTTCTGGTGGTGCTGGTGTTACCGTCATGCGAACAACTTTTCTAGGTTTACAACATCCTTTTCCAGCTTGGATAAACCGCGAATGGCGTTTAGTTGCACCTTATTCTGACCAAGAAAATATTAACTTTCCGTCACCCTACGGAGTCAGCGGAGTTTACTGGTTTGATATGCCAGAAACTATCACACTACCCCATTCTTTTACCACAGTGAAAACTGTAATTACTAAATTTGGATCAATTCCTAATTTTTACAACCACCTGACTTGGATAGCTGCCCATATTTTCCCAAAATGGTTAATGCAGCGTCGTTATATGATTGAATTTTTGTCTCATGTTAGTCATAGTATGACCGATTTTACAAATATTTTTACTGGAATTGGCGTAGTAGTACGAGCAGAAGTAACAGGAGAAAAAGATGGTAAAACAGTTGTTTATGCTTCAACTTTAATGCATGAAAATACTGCTGTTGCTTCTGGTGTAGGGACTGGTAGTATCGCCAAATTATTACTAGAAGGTAAACTCAAACATCCTGGAGTTTCACCTGTAGAAGCAGCATTACCGACAAATTTATTTACAGAGATTATGCAAGAACGGGAAATACAAATTAATTCCCATTGGGTAACAATATAA
- a CDS encoding cysteine desulfurase: MIITSTKTLGDQVREDFPILHQEIHGKPLVYLDNAATSQKPLAVLNAWRDYYEQYNSNVHRGAHSLSAKATDAYEATRDKIAKFINAKSRQEIVYTRNASEAINLVAYSWGMNNLQPGDEIILSVMEHHSNIVPWQFVAQKTGAVLKFVELTPEETFDLAQFKQLISQKTKLVSLVHVSNTLGCINPVKEIAAIAHSYGAKFLMDACQSVPHMHIDVQEIDCDWLVASGHKMCAPTGIGFLYGKLDLLEAMPPFFGGGEMIAEVYLDHSTYAELPHKFEAGTPAIGEAIALGAAIDYLTNIGMDKIHAYEAELTAYLFEQLAQIPQIRIYGPKPNAQGEGRASLAAFTADGVHPNDLSTLLDQEGVAIRSGHHCTQPLHRYLDLPGTARASLYFYNTHEEIDIFIKALKETLDFFASVFGDE; this comes from the coding sequence ATGATCATCACTTCTACCAAAACTCTAGGCGATCAAGTTCGTGAAGATTTCCCGATTTTACATCAAGAAATTCACGGTAAACCATTAGTCTATCTTGATAATGCAGCTACTTCTCAAAAGCCTTTAGCTGTATTAAATGCTTGGCGTGATTATTACGAACAATATAACTCCAATGTCCATCGTGGCGCTCATTCTCTCAGTGCAAAAGCCACAGATGCTTATGAAGCCACAAGAGACAAAATTGCTAAATTTATTAATGCAAAATCACGTCAAGAAATTGTCTACACTCGCAACGCCAGCGAAGCCATTAACCTGGTGGCTTACAGTTGGGGAATGAACAATTTACAGCCAGGAGATGAAATTATTCTCTCGGTAATGGAACATCATAGTAATATAGTTCCTTGGCAATTTGTTGCTCAAAAAACTGGTGCAGTATTGAAGTTTGTTGAATTAACGCCAGAAGAAACTTTTGATTTAGCACAGTTTAAACAACTGATTTCTCAAAAAACAAAACTGGTGTCATTAGTTCATGTTTCCAATACTTTGGGCTGTATCAACCCAGTCAAGGAAATCGCCGCAATTGCTCATAGCTACGGGGCAAAATTTTTAATGGATGCTTGCCAAAGTGTCCCCCATATGCATATTGATGTCCAAGAAATTGACTGTGATTGGTTGGTAGCTTCTGGACATAAAATGTGCGCTCCTACTGGTATTGGTTTTTTGTATGGTAAGTTAGATTTACTAGAAGCAATGCCGCCATTTTTTGGTGGTGGTGAGATGATCGCCGAGGTATATTTAGACCATTCTACCTATGCAGAATTACCCCATAAATTTGAAGCGGGTACACCTGCAATTGGAGAAGCAATTGCTCTCGGTGCAGCGATAGATTATCTGACTAATATTGGTATGGATAAAATCCATGCTTATGAAGCAGAACTAACCGCTTATTTATTTGAGCAATTAGCACAAATACCCCAAATCAGAATCTACGGGCCAAAACCTAATGCTCAAGGAGAAGGTAGAGCCTCATTAGCAGCTTTTACAGCAGACGGTGTTCACCCAAATGACTTATCTACATTATTAGATCAAGAAGGGGTCGCCATTCGTTCTGGACACCATTGTACTCAACCATTACACCGTTATTTAGATTTACCGGGAACTGCACGGGCAAGTTTATATTTTTACAACACCCATGAAGAAATTGATATTTTTATCAAGGCTTTGAAGGAAACACTGGACTTTTTTGCAAGTGTGTTCGGTGATGAATAA
- a CDS encoding cation:proton antiporter, with protein sequence MVDIYILDLLVIGLLLLIVTLASGWISRLPLSFAMIYLMVGIFLGPYGLGLIQLRREELFNTELLERLTEFVVIVSVFSCGLKIVTLLKWKFWNITARLIGLLMPISIFSLAAVGKLWLGMNWGEAILLGAILAPTDPVLASEVQLTDINDDDELRFGLTSEGGLNDALAFPFVYFGIYALKDSNWHHWFGQWVVVDVIWAIASGIVVGLIVPLVIVWIDKKIQKSRPVNDVMEDFVAISTILVTYSLTEVVNGYGFLAVFVAGLAVQRSYTNPQKPLAQLEFIERLEKLLEVGLILLLGTILLWEPMFNYAPQSFLVISLLFLVIRPVGVWVSTIGKRPLNSHRRTFNPETRLLFGWFGIRGIGSLYYLAYSLSNGLKGEAAEQIAWITYTTIVISVIVHGISATPLMNWYERNIANGTKSKSHISATIDEFE encoded by the coding sequence ATGGTAGATATTTATATTCTTGATTTGTTAGTAATTGGTCTACTCTTACTGATTGTTACTTTAGCCTCAGGTTGGATTTCGCGTCTACCTCTTTCTTTTGCCATGATCTACCTCATGGTAGGGATTTTTTTGGGGCCTTATGGCTTAGGACTAATTCAATTACGTCGTGAGGAATTATTCAACACCGAATTACTAGAAAGACTAACTGAATTTGTGGTGATTGTTTCGGTATTTAGTTGTGGCTTAAAAATAGTTACACTGCTAAAGTGGAAGTTTTGGAATATTACAGCAAGACTGATTGGATTATTAATGCCAATTTCCATTTTTTCCCTGGCCGCTGTGGGGAAATTATGGTTAGGTATGAATTGGGGAGAGGCGATTTTATTAGGTGCAATTCTCGCTCCAACTGACCCTGTATTAGCCTCAGAGGTGCAATTAACTGATATAAATGACGACGATGAGTTACGCTTTGGTTTAACCTCTGAAGGAGGCTTAAATGATGCTTTAGCATTTCCGTTTGTTTATTTTGGTATTTATGCCCTCAAAGATAGTAATTGGCATCACTGGTTTGGACAATGGGTTGTAGTAGATGTAATTTGGGCGATCGCATCCGGTATCGTTGTAGGGCTGATTGTCCCCTTAGTCATAGTATGGATTGATAAAAAAATCCAAAAATCTCGTCCTGTTAATGACGTAATGGAAGATTTTGTGGCTATTAGCACGATTTTGGTAACTTATTCTTTAACAGAAGTTGTTAATGGCTATGGATTTTTAGCAGTATTTGTAGCAGGGTTAGCTGTCCAAAGAAGTTACACAAATCCCCAAAAGCCACTTGCACAATTAGAATTTATTGAACGATTAGAAAAGCTATTAGAAGTTGGTCTAATTTTGCTTTTAGGAACAATTTTATTATGGGAACCAATGTTTAATTATGCTCCCCAATCTTTTTTAGTGATAAGTTTGCTATTTTTAGTGATTCGACCTGTGGGAGTATGGGTTAGCACTATTGGTAAACGTCCTCTCAATTCTCACCGTCGAACTTTCAATCCTGAAACTCGCTTACTATTTGGTTGGTTTGGTATTCGGGGTATAGGTTCTTTATATTATCTTGCCTATAGCTTAAGTAATGGTTTAAAAGGTGAGGCTGCTGAACAAATTGCCTGGATAACTTACACGACTATTGTTATTTCTGTGATTGTACATGGAATTAGTGCCACTCCGTTAATGAATTGGTATGAGCGGAATATTGCCAATGGCACAAAATCAAAATCTCATATTTCTGCGACAATTGATGAATTTGAGTAA
- a CDS encoding WD40 repeat domain-containing protein, protein MNFTTSKPQQFAAHYSGKLADYVTSLAWSSQGEILAATSAAGEVVLWENGELKTLQTATNKSVDCVAFSTDGKYLAVGGQNGQVKIWRENKLIATLENAPAWVDKLAWSPTNNQLAFSLGRYVQVWDADTEEIVVTLNFENSSVLAIDWRKDGQYLAISGYQGVKIWNTQDWDEEPYFLSMTTVSVAMAWSPDGKYLGSGNMDRSVTVLEWGNPDPWVMRGFPGKIRQLAWSEVTTAVGAPLLASSSVEGVVVWEKSEDESLGWEARILTNHVDIINAIAFAPQSFLLASAGADGWLCLWNQATEVSQILTGVSAGFSTLAWHPSKSGVSPPLLAAGGEQGELLIWSTTTD, encoded by the coding sequence ATGAACTTCACAACTAGCAAACCTCAACAATTTGCAGCCCATTATTCAGGGAAACTTGCAGATTATGTCACATCCCTAGCTTGGTCATCTCAAGGAGAGATACTAGCAGCAACTTCGGCTGCTGGAGAAGTTGTTTTGTGGGAAAATGGCGAATTAAAAACCTTACAAACTGCTACAAATAAATCAGTAGATTGTGTTGCATTTTCCACTGATGGTAAATATTTAGCCGTTGGTGGACAAAATGGACAAGTTAAAATTTGGCGAGAAAATAAATTAATTGCTACTTTAGAAAATGCTCCTGCTTGGGTTGATAAATTAGCTTGGAGTCCTACTAATAACCAACTCGCTTTTAGTTTAGGGCGTTATGTTCAAGTATGGGATGCAGATACAGAAGAAATTGTTGTGACGCTGAATTTTGAAAACTCGTCAGTTTTGGCTATTGATTGGCGTAAAGATGGGCAATATTTAGCCATTAGCGGTTATCAGGGAGTGAAGATTTGGAATACTCAAGATTGGGATGAGGAACCTTATTTTCTTTCTATGACAACCGTTAGTGTAGCAATGGCTTGGTCGCCTGACGGTAAATATTTAGGTTCGGGTAATATGGATCGCAGCGTTACCGTATTGGAATGGGGAAATCCTGACCCTTGGGTAATGCGCGGCTTTCCGGGAAAAATTCGCCAATTAGCTTGGTCAGAAGTCACAACAGCCGTAGGTGCGCCGCTTTTGGCTTCTTCCAGTGTTGAGGGTGTGGTAGTTTGGGAAAAATCAGAAGATGAATCTTTGGGTTGGGAAGCACGGATATTAACCAATCATGTGGATATCATTAATGCGATCGCATTTGCACCCCAAAGTTTTCTTCTCGCTTCTGCCGGTGCTGATGGCTGGTTGTGTTTGTGGAACCAAGCCACAGAAGTATCACAGATTCTCACAGGTGTCAGCGCCGGTTTTTCCACCCTAGCGTGGCATCCCAGTAAAAGTGGAGTCTCTCCACCCTTATTAGCCGCAGGTGGGGAACAAGGAGAACTACTAATCTGGTCAACAACTACTGACTAA
- a CDS encoding metal ABC transporter solute-binding protein, Zn/Mn family, whose amino-acid sequence MKYKNLLNNAGLILAIGFFGCGNQFTNTTYTQSNQSNIINRNLPQVVATNSILCDLTKQVAGTTINLTCLIPPGIDPRIYQPTPEDIQAIEQANLIFYHGYNFEPGLIKIITSTKNRSLKIAVGQRAVSEPQQIQKNGRNYTEPHIWHNVKNTIKLVEVINSNLSKLSPKNEKEYSNNTKKITNELNQLHSWIKNTLTSIPTKNRKLLATHEAMIYYVKAYNLPYKEGLSSISNQDNLTNTKVRNLAQYIQQAKVPTVFADTTTNPMLIKPITKEANVKLFSRQLYIDGLGKPGSDGETYQKMMDANTRSIVEGLGGTYLKFVPNVAK is encoded by the coding sequence GTGAAATATAAGAACTTATTAAATAATGCAGGATTGATTTTAGCTATTGGATTTTTTGGGTGTGGAAATCAATTTACAAATACAACCTACACACAATCTAATCAATCCAATATAATTAATAGAAATCTTCCTCAAGTTGTCGCAACTAACAGTATATTGTGTGACCTAACTAAACAGGTTGCCGGGACAACAATTAACCTTACTTGTTTGATTCCTCCTGGTATAGATCCGCGTATTTATCAACCGACACCAGAAGATATCCAAGCCATTGAACAAGCTAATCTTATTTTCTATCATGGTTATAATTTTGAACCAGGTTTAATTAAAATTATTACATCAACTAAAAACCGTTCCCTTAAAATAGCCGTCGGTCAACGTGCCGTATCTGAACCTCAACAAATTCAAAAAAATGGCAGAAATTACACTGAACCACATATTTGGCACAATGTCAAAAATACTATCAAATTAGTAGAAGTAATTAATAGTAATTTGAGCAAACTGTCACCCAAAAATGAAAAAGAATATAGCAATAATACAAAAAAAATAACAAATGAATTAAACCAACTACATAGTTGGATAAAAAATACACTTACTAGTATTCCTACTAAAAACCGAAAATTACTAGCAACTCATGAAGCAATGATTTATTATGTCAAAGCTTACAATCTTCCCTATAAAGAAGGTTTATCAAGTATTAGCAACCAAGATAATTTAACAAATACAAAAGTAAGAAATTTGGCTCAATATATTCAACAAGCTAAAGTACCAACAGTTTTTGCAGATACAACAACTAACCCCATGTTAATTAAGCCAATTACCAAAGAAGCAAATGTAAAACTTTTCTCCAGACAACTTTATATTGATGGACTTGGTAAACCTGGTAGTGATGGAGAAACTTATCAAAAAATGATGGATGCCAATACGCGCAGTATTGTGGAAGGATTGGGTGGAACTTATTTAAAATTTGTACCAAATGTTGCCAAATAG
- a CDS encoding CobW family GTP-binding protein codes for MIASETLTTVPVTVLTGYLGAGKTTLLNHILTYEHGKKVAVIVNEFGEVGIDNQLVIDADEEIFEMNNGCICCTVRGDLIRIINNLMKRRDKFDHLVIETTGLADPAPVIQTFFVDEDMQSQLSLDAVVTVVDAKHIWQHWEADEAQEQIAFADVILLNKTDLVTPENLEELEKRIRSMNAIAKIHRTRNSELGMDALLGVQAFNLDRALEIDPNFLGEDAHVHDESVYSVALVEKGAIDGQKLNDWLGELLRTQGTDIFRMKGILNIAGEDNRFVFQGVHMIFDGRPDRPWKASETRKNELVFIGRNLDESQLKQDFLACLA; via the coding sequence ATGATTGCTTCAGAAACATTGACGACCGTACCTGTAACTGTTTTAACTGGCTACTTGGGTGCAGGTAAAACTACTCTACTTAATCACATTCTTACTTATGAACACGGCAAAAAGGTTGCTGTGATCGTCAATGAATTTGGGGAAGTAGGCATTGATAATCAACTAGTTATTGATGCAGATGAAGAAATCTTTGAAATGAATAACGGCTGTATTTGTTGTACAGTGCGTGGCGATTTAATTCGCATTATCAACAATTTGATGAAGCGGCGTGATAAATTTGACCATTTAGTAATTGAAACTACTGGATTAGCTGACCCTGCACCTGTAATTCAGACATTCTTTGTTGATGAAGATATGCAGAGTCAACTTTCATTAGATGCAGTAGTTACAGTTGTGGATGCTAAACATATTTGGCAACATTGGGAAGCAGACGAAGCCCAAGAACAAATTGCATTTGCTGATGTGATTTTATTGAATAAAACAGATTTAGTCACCCCAGAAAATTTAGAAGAATTAGAAAAGCGGATTCGGTCGATGAATGCGATCGCTAAAATCCACCGCACCCGCAACTCAGAACTAGGAATGGATGCACTTTTGGGAGTACAAGCCTTTAACCTAGACCGCGCTTTAGAAATTGACCCCAATTTCTTAGGTGAAGATGCTCATGTACATGATGAAAGCGTCTATTCTGTAGCTTTAGTCGAAAAAGGTGCAATAGATGGACAAAAATTAAATGATTGGTTGGGTGAATTATTGCGTACCCAAGGAACAGATATTTTCCGCATGAAAGGCATTTTAAACATAGCCGGAGAAGATAATCGTTTCGTCTTCCAGGGAGTACACATGATATTTGATGGTAGACCAGATAGACCTTGGAAAGCCAGCGAAACCCGGAAAAACGAACTTGTATTCATCGGTCGAAATCTAGATGAATCCCAACTAAAACAAGATTTTCTTGCCTGTTTGGCGTAA
- the sufD gene encoding Fe-S cluster assembly protein SufD, which produces MNVPINVETFHETSLQKNLLDRDAFLTDLLSGVTTKKEDGWLQGLRDVAANWVRHSVIPNTREEEWRFTDLSPLKQVKFNLGMFEEISLEDYILPEVSQRLVFVNGVYSPNLSNTENLPSGLMVGNLDVLSGEVLRKYLAQAEGANEVFTALNTAGLCDAAVVWVGKNVVVESPIHLLFVSVSGESATISQPRVLVVAECGSQVGLIEEYTNRPDAENAEEEVYFTNGVTEIWVHENAQVSHSRVVWEGDAAFHVGKTAVTQARSSRYTCNAVTVGGKISRHNLEILQTGEQTETTLNGLTVVADNQLGDTHSAIALNHPHGISKQLHKCIIGDRAHGVFNGKVFVPKPAQLTDAAQLNRNLLLSPKARVDTKPQLEITADNVKCAHGATVSQLEDDQIFYLQSRGIDEVNARKLLVNAFAAEIINFIPVPSLRDKLLKTVTSLTNK; this is translated from the coding sequence ATGAATGTTCCAATTAATGTAGAGACGTTTCATGAAACATCTCTACAAAAAAATCTATTAGATAGAGATGCTTTTTTGACTGATTTGTTAAGTGGTGTAACTACCAAAAAAGAAGATGGTTGGTTACAAGGTTTACGCGATGTTGCTGCTAATTGGGTGCGTCATTCTGTGATTCCTAATACCCGTGAGGAAGAATGGCGTTTTACTGATTTATCACCTCTGAAGCAGGTTAAATTTAATTTAGGGATGTTTGAGGAAATATCTTTAGAAGATTATATTTTACCTGAAGTTTCTCAGCGGTTGGTATTTGTAAATGGTGTTTATTCACCGAATTTATCAAATACTGAAAATTTGCCTTCTGGGTTAATGGTTGGTAATTTAGATGTGTTATCTGGTGAGGTTTTACGGAAATATTTAGCCCAAGCTGAGGGCGCAAATGAGGTTTTTACTGCTCTAAATACTGCTGGTTTGTGTGATGCTGCGGTGGTATGGGTTGGTAAAAATGTGGTGGTTGAGTCTCCTATTCATCTGCTATTTGTTTCTGTGTCGGGTGAGTCTGCTACTATTTCTCAACCGCGTGTTTTAGTGGTTGCGGAATGTGGTTCTCAGGTGGGTTTAATTGAAGAATATACGAACCGCCCAGACGCAGAGAACGCAGAGGAGGAGGTTTATTTTACTAATGGTGTGACGGAAATCTGGGTACATGAAAATGCTCAGGTAAGTCATTCTAGGGTTGTGTGGGAAGGTGACGCGGCTTTTCATGTGGGGAAAACTGCGGTGACTCAGGCTCGATCTAGTCGTTATACTTGTAATGCTGTGACTGTTGGTGGAAAAATATCCCGTCACAATTTGGAGATTTTGCAGACTGGTGAGCAAACGGAAACGACTCTGAATGGTTTAACAGTTGTTGCTGATAATCAATTGGGTGATACTCACAGTGCGATCGCTCTCAATCATCCTCATGGTATAAGTAAGCAGCTACATAAGTGCATTATAGGCGATCGCGCTCATGGTGTATTTAATGGTAAGGTTTTTGTCCCCAAACCCGCGCAGTTAACTGACGCAGCACAGCTAAACCGGAATTTGCTGTTGTCACCTAAAGCTAGAGTTGATACCAAACCCCAATTAGAAATCACTGCTGATAATGTCAAATGCGCTCACGGTGCGACTGTCAGCCAATTGGAAGATGATCAAATATTCTACCTGCAAAGTCGCGGTATTGATGAAGTTAATGCACGCAAGTTGTTAGTTAATGCTTTCGCTGCGGAAATTATTAATTTCATACCTGTTCCTTCGTTGCGAGACAAGCTGTTGAAAACCGTCACCAGTCTCACAAATAAATAA
- a CDS encoding cytochrome P450: protein MQLPGESQTSRFIQRLQWVFNPLQLMETSVKTHGEFFTLRLSGEQPIVFITNPQAIQEIFTTPPEYFDSGRGNGLLKPLVGENSLLLIDGKTHQRQRRLLTPPFHGERIKSYAQIITNITKQVINDWEIGKPFSVRDSMQEISLKVILQAVFGLCDGERFRELEELVSSLLNLSGSPLRSAVTFFPSLQVDLGAWSPWGMFLRQRKKIDQLLQTEIEERRNNFDSSRSDILSLMISARDENGEAMTDSELRDELMTLLFAGHETTASALTWALYWIHHLPTVREKLINELNSLAENADLNEVSRLPYLTAVCQETLRIYPIAMITLPRIVKSPTTIMGHEFAPGILLAPCIYLTHRRPDLYPEPEKFKPERFLERQFSQYEYIPFGGGNRTCIGMAFAMFEMKLVLATVLSQLDLALVDNIPVKPMRRGVTLAPSGGKWLIPSGKKERVKSVVEV from the coding sequence ATGCAATTACCTGGTGAATCCCAAACCTCAAGATTTATACAACGTCTTCAGTGGGTTTTTAATCCTTTACAATTGATGGAAACATCAGTAAAGACGCATGGTGAATTTTTTACACTCCGACTGTCAGGTGAACAACCAATCGTTTTTATTACTAACCCCCAAGCGATTCAGGAAATTTTTACAACTCCACCAGAGTATTTTGATTCAGGAAGGGGAAATGGACTTCTCAAGCCTTTAGTGGGTGAAAATTCTTTGCTACTGATAGATGGTAAAACTCACCAACGTCAGCGACGATTATTAACACCTCCATTTCATGGAGAACGGATAAAATCCTATGCTCAAATTATCACTAATATTACAAAACAAGTGATTAATGATTGGGAAATTGGCAAACCTTTTTCTGTTCGTGACTCAATGCAAGAAATCTCCTTGAAAGTAATTTTGCAAGCTGTTTTTGGTTTATGTGATGGAGAACGTTTTAGAGAATTAGAAGAACTTGTGAGTTCTCTGCTAAATTTATCTGGTTCTCCTTTGCGTTCTGCTGTAACTTTTTTCCCTTCACTGCAAGTAGATTTAGGCGCGTGGAGTCCTTGGGGAATGTTTTTACGTCAGAGAAAGAAAATTGACCAACTTCTCCAGACTGAAATTGAGGAACGCAGAAATAATTTTGATTCATCTCGTAGCGATATTCTTTCATTAATGATATCAGCACGGGATGAGAATGGGGAAGCGATGACAGATTCAGAGTTACGTGATGAATTGATGACTTTGTTATTCGCTGGTCATGAAACTACAGCTTCAGCTTTAACATGGGCATTATATTGGATTCATCATTTACCAACAGTTCGGGAAAAGCTGATAAATGAGTTAAATAGTCTTGCTGAAAATGCAGATTTAAATGAAGTTTCTCGCTTGCCTTATCTTACTGCTGTTTGTCAGGAAACTTTACGCATTTACCCGATTGCCATGATTACTTTACCTCGGATAGTAAAGTCACCAACAACTATTATGGGTCATGAATTTGCACCGGGTATATTACTAGCACCTTGTATATATTTAACTCATCGCCGTCCAGATTTATATCCAGAACCAGAGAAATTTAAGCCAGAACGCTTTTTAGAAAGGCAGTTTTCACAATATGAATATATTCCCTTTGGTGGTGGAAATCGTACCTGTATTGGTATGGCTTTTGCGATGTTTGAAATGAAGTTAGTTTTAGCTACTGTGTTATCACAATTAGATTTAGCTTTGGTTGATAATATACCTGTTAAACCTATGCGTAGGGGGGTAACTTTAGCACCTTCTGGTGGTAAATGGTTGATTCCAAGTGGAAAAAAAGAAAGGGTGAAAAGTGTTGTTGAAGTTTAG